From a single Penaeus vannamei isolate JL-2024 unplaced genomic scaffold, ASM4276789v1 unanchor197, whole genome shotgun sequence genomic region:
- the LOC113804054 gene encoding serine/arginine repetitive matrix protein 1, translating into MKANQQTKQQQQNSHGPTDADATATDRQTQTPQPRTDRRRRHSHGPTDADATATDRQTQTTQKRTDRRRRHSHGPTDADATATDRQTQTPQPRTDRRRRHSHGPTDADATATDRQTQTPQPRTDRRRRHSHGPTDADATATDRQTQTPQPRTDRRRRHSHGPTDADATATDRQTQTPQPLAKVPRSCPATSTPRTKPQGDEWRPLRETASTTVQFHDFTNAITTKLLVIRPDPTTIAPKPSTPTTEHPGNTNAIPNSLPTTVYSLPIPKTTHDIGTIRSLIHHNHNNLHRTTEFLHPKQSKVTKLWPSPVHLDDLTKGFQRLHSYRRRR; encoded by the exons aTGAAAGCGAACCAACAgacaaaacagcaacagcagaacAGCCACGGACCGACAGACGCAGACGCCACAGCCACGGACCGACAGACGCAGACGCCACAGCCACGGACCGACAGACGCAGACGCCACAGCCACGGACCGACAGACGCAGACGCCACAGCCACGGACCGACAGACGCAGACGACACAGAAACGGACCGACAGACGCAGACGCCACAGCCACGGACCGACAGACGCAGACGCCACAGCCACGGACCGACAGACGCAGACGCCACAGCCACGGACCGACAGACGCAGACGCCACAGCCACGGACCGACAGACGCAGACGCCACAGCCACGGACCGACAGACGCAGACGCCACAGCCACGGACCGACAGACGCAGACGCCACAGCCACGGACCGACAGACGCAGACGCCACAGCCACGGACCGACAGACGCAGACGCCACAGCCACGGACCGACAGACGCAGACGCCACAGCCACGGACCGACAGACGCAGACGCCACAGCCACGGACCGACAGACGCAGACGCCACAGCCGCTCGCAAAGGTCCCGAGATCATGTCCCGCAACCTCGACGCCAAGAACAAAGCCGCAAGGAGATGAGTGGCGTCCGTTACGGGAGACAGCGTCG ACTACCGTGCAATTCCATGATTTTACCAATGCAATAACTACCAAACTTCTTGTTATACGACCAGACCCAACAACCATTGCTCCCAAACCATCAACCCCAACCACTGAACACCCGGGCAACACCAATGCAATACCTAATTCCTTGCCTACTACAGTGTATTCTCTTCCTATACCCAAGACCACCCACGACATAGGAACAATACGCAGTCTCATTCACCACAACCATAACAA TCTCCACCGCACCACGGAATTCCTTCACCCTAAACAAAGTAAGGTTACGAAGCTCTGGCCATCTCCAGTCCACCTCGACGACCTGACCAAGGGCTTTCAGAGACTCCATTCTTATCGCCGCCGCAGATAA